In Lycium ferocissimum isolate CSIRO_LF1 chromosome 7, AGI_CSIRO_Lferr_CH_V1, whole genome shotgun sequence, the sequence TGAAGACAAGAAAAAACCAACAAATAAATATGTCATATCGTTAAAGCCCCCCGGAAGTGAAAGCGAAAGCAAAGGTTTCATTAAGCCGCCCCTTCAGTCGCCGTTACCAAAACCCTAAAGAGTGAAAATGGCGGAAGACGCCATACTTGGTTATCTCCAAAacaatgatgaaattgaaaattCTGAAAAGTTTGCCCAAGATTTTAGTCTTAGCCATGACGACATCCTCAACGTCATTCGCAGTCTCCATGGATTTAGACTTGTTGATGCTCAGGTGAATTTACTTCCAGATACATGTGTGTGTATGCttaataccttttttttttttttttgaaatttccgtTCTCAATTTTCGATGGTATATACAAATTTGATACAGAAAAGAAGAGGCATTCTGTTTTGAAGTTATTAGATAGCTAACATGTCCTGGATTTTTTCTTGATAAATAGTTATTTAATGGAGGTCAGGAAAAATTTCTCTTATAGAATGTATCATTAATAGttgaatttcatttttatttcgtTCTGATTTATTGCATTACTCTATTTTCTTTGGTATATTCAAATTTGGCAACAGGAATTTGAGTTTTAGAGTTATTAGATTGCGAACTTGTCCTGGATAATGGGAAAGTTGAGGAAAATTTTATCTTATTGTTTATCATACAGTTTGAATAGAATGTAGATTAGCTCTGTGGAAGATGCAGTATTTTGTTTATACCTAGACTCACCTAGGTGAATAGTGTGTTGGATAGGGTGGCTACTTACCTAATGTCCCTTGTTCCCATCCCTTATTATGTGGAGAAGAGATTGAATAAGCTTAGATGTAATTCTGACCATATGAAGTTGCATTTAGGgcgtgtttggtatgaagggaAATGTTCTCTTGGAAAACAAGTGGGTTggttcttacttattttctagtgtttagTAAGTAAGCAATAAAATATTATCCCAagagcatttatatgtaatctagcaaAACATTATGGAAGTGGGAtggggtggggagtgggggttcGGGTGCGGCGGGGCTGGGTTGGTCAATGGGTGGGGGTTGGCGGTGTTGGGTGGGTGGGGAGGAGAGAGAACTTGGAATGTCACTTATGGAACGTGTTTTCCTACTTCCATTAGGGgagttatttttctcatttttaaggaacttgctttcctagagaaaatattttccaattttttttttttttttttgatgacatgttTTCCGAAATATTTTGACCtaccaaacatgagaaaattgagaAGATGTTTTCCTCCAAACCAAACACACCTCAATATACAAGGTGGTGGTATGGGGGTGAAGAGTATTAAGCTCCAAAGCAAAAGCTTGCCCTTTAGGTGGCTCTGAATTTTGATTTGGAAGACTTATGCACCTCCTAGAGTTGCCTGTTTTGGTTAGGTTGCAGCTAGGGATGCTTGTTTGACTCATGATAAACTTCAAAGGTGAGGCttgaatttatttgaatttcCTTTCTCGATTTTCTTTGTTATATACAAATTTGAATACAGAAAAGAAGAGGCATTCGGTTTTGAAGTTATTAGATAGCTAACttatccttgtttttttttgttttgttttgttttgttttgataaGTAGTTATTTAATGGAGTTCAGGAAAATTTTCTCATAGAATGTATCATCAATAGttgaatttcctttttattttgtcCTGATTTATTGTAGTACTCTATTTTCTTTGGTATATTCAAATTTGACAACAGGAATTTGAGTTTTAGAGTTATTAGATAGCGAACTTGTCCTGGATAATGGGAAAGTTCAGTAGAATTTTGTCTTATTGTTTATCATTCACTTTGAATAGAATGTAGATTAGCTTCGTGGAAGATGCAGTATTTATAGGTTAGTGTATTGGATAGTGTGACTACTTACCTAATGTCCCTCATTCCCATTCCCTATTATGTGGAGAATTCAATAAGCTTAGATGTAATTCTGACCAGAGAAAGTTgcatttagggtgtgtttggtatgaaggaaaatgttttcttggaaaaaagtgggttcttacttattttctagtttttggtaagtaagcaatttttttttctttaatcccaagagcatttatatgtaatatAACAAAACACTATGGAGGTGGGGGAGTGGGGTTCGGGTGCGAAAGGGGCTGGGATGGTCaaggggtggggttgggggcgTTGGGTGGGTGAGGAGGAGAGAATGAACTTGGAATGTcacttatggaacttgttttccctatttccattagggaagtcattttcatcattttcaaggAACTTGATTTCCTAGAGAATATACTTTTCAAGAAGCGTTTTGAgcaaccaaacatgagaaaattggaaaactaaATACACCCTTAGCTAGGTGGCCTAATGTGGTGATCAATATACCAGGTGGTGGTATGGGGTGATGAGTATAAAGCTCCAAAGCAAAAGGTTCCTTTTTAAATGGCGCTGAATTATGATTTGGAAGACTTATACACCTTCTAGAGTTGCCAGTTTTGGTTAGGTTGCAGCTAGAGATGCTTGTTTGACTCATGATGAACTTCAAAGATGAGGTTTTTCTTTATGCAGTAGATGCTATTTCTGGAGAAGTCTATGGAAAACACCAGTCATTCGTTCCCCCATTTCAATCAAGTATCACAAAACTGTCAACTGTTTTTAAACCTTTCTGGAGTTGGCTGGGTTATGCCAAAGGAGATGAGAAGCTTGCTGATTTTCTGACAGCATCAGAGAACCTGTTAAGATTGAAGGATTTGGAAGATCACACTCCATTATGCATTATATGGACTACTTGTCCGGAGAGGAACAAAATATGTGTCTTGAGGGAAAGATAGATCATATTTCTTTTGTAAAGCATAGGCGttacataattaatttttttggtattGGGGCTATAAGGTAGAAAATATGAATTATGTCTCAGGATTTTTTCGAAGACATGAAGATATAGTGGAAAAACTGTAATGTTCAGCTACTTTGTATTGCATGCAATACCATCTTTCTGTCTTTTATATAGAATATCTCTACAAAGCATCAGGAAATAGCTTTCGCGGATGTGAAACAATATTTGAATTTATTGAATTGTGCAGGATATTAGGAGAGAGAGATGGGTGCTTACTGAAGAGGGGAAAACTTATGCTGCCGTAGGTTCTCCAGAATTTCAGCTTTTCTCAGCAGTACCACCAGAGGGAATTGCGCGGGAGGAGTTGCAGGTTGCAgcttattcttggtgtttactcGCTTGTTTATTTTACATCAAAGAAGGAATTAAGTGATTTTACTGAGTGATTTTCATGCGCCATTTAAGAATGCTTTTAGATCAAGCAGAACAGAATTAtaatggatgaaaaataaagattcaaaaagaaaaaggaaagtagTAATAATTTAAAAGGACTTCACTAAACTAgcagtttttttattttttttatttttttttaaaaagtaacagatgtttggtatatatgtgttttcATTGTTTAGTGATACTCTCTTTTGGCTTAACGCTAATCTGGATGCAGAAAAAATTGGATCCTGCAGTTTATAAAATTGGTTGCCAGCAAGCTATAAAGAACAAGTGGGTGGAGATGGCGAAGACACATGTTTCAAGGAAGGTACAGTAGGCAAATAAATAAGAGTGTAATTTtgctcttattttattttatcagaAGCGCACTTTTGCTCATCCTCCTCAGTACCTTCTCTCCAACCCTTGCCTCAAACAAAATTTTATTAACTTCGGTACCAAAAGAATGTTCTCTTCTTAAGCTTGCTTGTCTCTCATTCAGAGTCGCCTATCTCTGCCTCTCAATCACCAAACTCATCCATACAGTTCATTTTGACAGGTAGCAGTAGTATTGCTCTCTTGcaacttcaattttattttcaagCTCACGTTTACTTAGTTTTTGACACCATCATAATTTACTTTCTTCTCCTATCCCTTCTCCTTGAGCTTGTAAGTGCAAAAATATATCTATACAATCTTCCGGAAGATTAGAACCCAAATGGCTCCATTTCTTTTGAGAGCAAAATGTTTGGAAATCTATGAGTAGTGACCCTTTCGCTGTAAGGTCTCTTTAAAAGAAAGAGGCGAGATAAATGGACTAGTTGCCAAAATGATGAATAGCAGTTTATCTATTTCTTGGTCCCCAGTGGTTCTTGCTTGTGGGGCTAGGTTAGTCAAATAATCAGGAATCCCCTTGAGCCTCACAATGATTATGAAGTTCTGAAGAAGCCTTTATTACTCTCTTAGTACCAGTTCGTTAGAAATAAGTGTCATTTCTAGCCTACATTCAGCATTATTAAACTGTAACTGCCCCCCAACTTCCCTTGTGGTGGTTCCAGGATTTGTCTGTTTCTCCATCTATATTTTGTTGCTCCTTATTGTTTGCCATCTAGCTCAATTTATAGCGCGGGgctttcttttgttttagtGTTTCTTTCCTTATCCGTATCTGTTGAATAAGGTCTCTGAGAACTTTAATGTACAGGCAGCAAGTGAAGGTGATATCTACATGTGCTTCTTTTAATACCTTTTACAGGGATCCACTGCTTAGTCTATTTGTTGGCTTCATGTAGGCCCAACATGCTGATGATAAAGTTAAAGATTTGCTATTGAGGATACAAAATGGCGAGGTATATAAATTTGTCGTCAGTGATCATCTTATTCCCCAACACTTCACTTTTTACTCACCTTTCATCTTTACTATTAGCTCTCCTCCCACACAGGAAATCAGTTATGGTTTTGTCGCTAGTTGACTGTTATATTAATCAATTCGTCTTTAACAAGCAATGCATTGCAGGCTGTCAATCAGGAGGATATTGATGCTCTAAAGCGAAGAAAACTAATAATTCAGCAGTAATTATCTATTCTTCAATATCCTTTCTCCAGCACTTGACGTTTACCAGATGTAATCTCACAATTACCCTAATATGTGGTCAAATGCTGGTTCTTAAATATATTTCTTATTGGTGCTCTTTCTAGGGTTTGGAAAGGTTTCTCAGTAAAAAAAGGTCCTAACTATGCCCCGAAAAGGAAAAGAGCAGCTACTGATCTCACGCGGGAAAATTTACAGAGGTAACTTTCTGACTCATTTTCTctgaaaagaataaataatatttggatttaatttttagaaaagtTTACAAATTAACTGATGGAGTTTGAAACCCTACATGTGAAACTCCGACACAGTTTGAACTTTTAAGAGTGAAAATCTAGTACACTGTAACTGTGCTGGAGTTCAAACTTTTGAAAGTGAAACTGTAGCACACTGTGGTGGAGTTTTACGATTTTTTGCTTAAAGTTAATAAGTTGTCTCTTGCTTCTCTGCTGGAGTTCTGAAATTGTTTCCAGAAGTTTAATAAGTTTGCTGCCAGTCCTAATTGCCGTTTAAGTTAAACTCTGAACATAAGAGGTGATGCAAGTACCACATTTCTTACTAGCTAGTAGTGAATGATAGAAATCAGGACACGGTTGcggttttcttttttcttggcATGTTGCTCAAACTATTAACTGATATTTTGGATGGAATGATTGGTTGTTCGAAGCATTTTTTTCTTGGTTCTCTTTTCCCCCCTAAAATTTCCTTCATCATGTCGCATAATGAACGTAATACAATCAACTGCCAAGCTATATAGAATCAAAATTCGAACTCCAACACTATGTCCTCGAGTTTGAACTATAAGTTGAAGAGTTGGTAAATGCTGCATGATTTACTCAAACTCCAGgaaaaaatcatggaatttgatGTCCTTTAGTTTGAAAACTCCCTACGTGTGAAACTCGAGGAAAGTGTCCATTTTTAGCTTATTCTTCAGCTTCGAACTCCAGCGCTTATGCTTGAGTTTCACATACAAGGAGTTTCGACTCTCCTGGAGTTTCACATGTAGGAGTTTCGAACTCCAAGAGACAGTGTTGGAGTTTTTCGTGTTTCAGCTGAAGTATTTTTGTCCGGATTTTACTTCCGCATAAAGAAAAAGCGGCTTCTATTAGTTTCAAATGTGGTCTATTTCCAATTACAAGTCGAAAAGTGGTCAGCACTATGCTAAAATGTACAAAACAAATTCATGGGCTGGGTAAATGGGAAAAGTTTCAATTTGTAGTTCTCTCCAGATGGTTTCGGtagtatttaatatttatttcgaCATACAAATTGATATGTTAGTGGACTACACTAATTCCACGATGGACGAagtatttagtttatttttctgaTCAATATATGTTGCTTGTTCCTTTGAAGGGGTGACTGGAAGGAAATGGAATTTAAAGAGTACAACTTCAGTGCTAAAGGTCAACCAGTTGAAGGTGGCCATCTTCATCCATTGCTCAAGGCAtgtttttattccatttttcattATTGTGGTTCTTGTCGccttatattattttattttgttgactAACTGAGGCCAAATTGCCTTCCCTCACGTGTTGATAAAATCTTACCATCTTATTGCAGGTTAGGCGGCAGATACAAATGATTTTTCTCTATATGGGGTATGACTAAATGACCATTTCCCGTGTCTATATATGCATTCTGTGTAAATGCATGCCTATGCGTGCagtctcttatgtatatattcagTTATATATTTGGAAATTCTCTGTAGTGGACTGTAAGAGCGAATTTTCATTTGAATTGTGCAGGTTTGAGGAGATGCCAACAAATAATTATGTCGAAAGCAGGTAAactattatttattttgttagtCTTTCCGTGGTCATAAATACAAGTGAGTCCTTCATAATTGATGGTACAGCCAGGATTCCCAAAGAAAAAAGTTGTTAGGTTATATGAAATAACTTAGCTAGGAAAATGGCGCATCTCCTTGTCTTTTTACGTTTATCCAAATAATTGGAGCGGACCGACATTTTCTTTGCGTGGCTCCTAGTTAAGAGGTTGGTCtgtaaatattttgaatcaaatCCTACTCCATCCTCCATTTGAGATGCATGTTTTGGTATTGTCATTTTACTTGCTAAAGTTCCTACTCTCCATTACATGACAGTCTCAAAGTACCTCTTCTGTAAagcaaacaacaacatacccagtgtaatacCTCTGCCGTAAAGCAATTTgctaaatattattttttcatgttgaaCATTCATGAGCTTCTGGTGCTAAACATTCAAATTTATTGAAGATAGATGGTAAACTATAGCTATTGAACATTTATGAGCTTTCAAGCTcaaatttcttttcaaaaaagagCGTTCTAGCTCAAATTGATGGTAAACCATAAAATTGACTTGCTGGTGGACCATAAACGAGTCTTTTCTGGTGTATAGCTAGTGGTGATTTGTTCATTGTCATGTTCTTCTCTTAGTTAAAATTGCGAGGATTAGTTTTTGTCTTAATCCCTGTCAAAGAAGTATACGTCAATGTTGCTGGTCATATTTTGCAGTTTTTGGAACTTCGATGCACTTTTCCAGCCCCAACAACACCCTGCCCGTGATTCCCACGATACATTCTTTTTGAAAGGTTAGTTTGACTTTACATTTTATCTGCCTCATCTATGTTTCTTCTAATGAATTTGTATGTTTAATTTTTGTAGTGCCTTCCACTACAAGGTTGCTGCCAGAAGATTATGTTGAGCGGgtaaaagaaattcatgaatcTGGTGGTTACCAATCTAGGGGGTATGATATAATACTGCCGATTCTTAATTCAATGTCACTAGCACTTGTCAAGGTTTTGACATTCCTATATAGCGAATTTAATGGTGCTTCTTGCTTAGATATGGATATGATTGGAAAAGAGAGGAAGCGAACAAGAATCTTTTGCGGACACACACTACTGCTGTTTCGTCAAGAATGTTGTATGCATTAGCTCAGGTCTAAATCGCTCACCAAATCCAGAATTataatttcatatatatttgaCTTCTTGAATTTTAAACCTGTGCTACATCTTATTTCAGAAGCCATTTGCCCCCAAGAAATACTATTCTATTGATCGTGTTTTCAGAAATGAAGCAGTTGATCGGACACATCTTGCTGAATTTCATCAGATAGAAGGTTATCATATAGTTATAGAATTTTCGTGTCATTCATATTTTTTTGGTTCCttgatatattcttttcttctcttgttcttctatggTGCCAAACTTTTAGCTGAGATAAGACACTGGTCCTTGAAGTGCCTGCAAAGCTGATTCATTGTCCCAAGTCCCAGCTACTGGTTGAATTCCTCATAGAGAATTATAATGAGCCTTGCTTTAGATACTTTAGGAAcatttgcttgttttttttttttttgttttgttttgtttgttttttgagAAAGTAGGGACTATTGTTTCTATTGCTTACCATGACTGCACATTATCAGAGAGCTATACCTCTTGACATGTCACAATTAAGGATCAGTTTGGTTCACAGACTAATTATACAAGGATTATAATACAAGGAACGTTATATGAATAATAATGTAGGAATTGTTATGTGGTGTATAACAATTACATGGATTGTTGTGTAGAGATTGTCTACTTTAAGGGCTTTTCTCTTTAGATATACTTATACGTGTATTGCTATACATGTATGCTTATTCCCTTTGTttcatgcataaaataatacatagattttcGGATAAGTTGTTTAGCAAAGCATATTTTAATACAGACTAAACACTGTATTAGTTATCTCTAGTTTTATACTGAAAACCAAATGTTGTGTTAGTTATGCAAAGCTTAAATTAGCAATCCAGAGTTTTATGTCGTAAACCAAATGTTACAGAGTGTCCAATAATTGAAAGACTTGTCGATACTATTTACTTTGTACTGTAGATGAGTGCAACGCCAAAATTTGGCtttagattttatttgcttCATAGCTCATAGGTGATAGGTACTACATGGACAGAATAAAACTTAGGGCTCTACATTTTTTTCATAGTTGTgaacttactttttttttgacatctTCTGCTCCCAAGAAGAGAATTTCTTTGGGGGTTGGGTGTAGCTTCCGCCTACGGTTAGGCAGCTACTGGAACTATTTTACCAGCTAAAAGATCTTTTCGTAAATAGCAATTCGTTTCatctttttttatgttttagaTTTCGTGTTTGGGTGTTATATCAGATATGGCTTTCTGAGTGACTGCTGCTACAGTGTGGAAAACCTCTATAATTTTGTAATAGTGGTCTTGTGAAAAGCAGAAGGCCATTTTATTTGGCATCCAT encodes:
- the LOC132065014 gene encoding phenylalanine--tRNA ligase alpha subunit, cytoplasmic, whose amino-acid sequence is MAEDAILGYLQNNDEIENSEKFAQDFSLSHDDILNVIRSLHGFRLVDAQDIRRERWVLTEEGKTYAAVGSPEFQLFSAVPPEGIAREELQKKLDPAVYKIGCQQAIKNKWVEMAKTHVSRKAQHADDKVKDLLLRIQNGEAVNQEDIDALKRRKLIIQQVWKGFSVKKGPNYAPKRKRAATDLTRENLQRGDWKEMEFKEYNFSAKGQPVEGGHLHPLLKVRRQIQMIFLYMGFEEMPTNNYVESSFWNFDALFQPQQHPARDSHDTFFLKVPSTTRLLPEDYVERVKEIHESGGYQSRGYGYDWKREEANKNLLRTHTTAVSSRMLYALAQKPFAPKKYYSIDRVFRNEAVDRTHLAEFHQIEGLICDRGLTLGDLIGVLQDFFSRLGMSKLRFKPAYNPYTEPSMEIFSYHEGFEKWVEIGNSGMFRPEMLLPMGLPEDVRVIAWGLSLERPTMILNGIDNIRDLFGSKVDLGLIKSNPICRLGL